Below is a genomic region from Citrobacter telavivensis.
AGAAAAAGCGCGTGGCGCTGCTGCTGGCGCTGGCGGAAGATCGCGACATTATTCTGCTCGACGAGTGGGCGGCCGATCAGGATCCGCACTTCCGCCGCGAGTTTTACCAGGTGCTGCTGCCGTTAATGCAGGAGATGGGGAAAACCATTTTTGCCATCAGCCACGACGACCATTATTTTATTCATGCCGACCGTTTGCTGGAAATGCGCAACGGACAGGTGAGTGAACTGGTGGGTGATGAGCGTGACGCTGCATCACGCGATGCGGTCGCGCGCACGGCCTGAGCTATCTGACCATTGTCCCGATGGCGCAACGCTTTTCGGGACAGCGGTTCTTTTTTTATCCATCTGACGCCCCCGTTTATTGTTATTTACATAACCTCGCGCCATGCTTAATGGCATCTCATATCATGGATTTATGATTAATGTTCGCAAAACACAAAAACAGCGCAAGGCTGCGCGATGAAGAGCGTGCGCGGCTGATCTGGCTGCTCACCACCGACAAAGCCATCGTTTCCACCCTGTTAGGCAAGCTCACCCTGGCTGAGCAATATGATGTCGGAACGTTATCCGACGATATTGCTGAGGTAGGCGCGCTGGTCGACCATCTTCCGCCGCCCGATCTCGCGGATACTCTGGAAGCGCTCCCGTCGGAAGAGCGTCACGCCCTCTGGCGGCTGATCGCAAGCGAAAAGCGCGGCTACGTGCTGCTCGAAGCCTCAGAAAACGTCTGGGACGACCTGATCGACGAAATGACCGACCGGGAGTTGCTTGAGGCGCTGCAATACCTCGACATCGACGAACAGATTTACCTGGTTCAACACCTGCCGCGTAACCTCACTGGCCGGTTACTGGCGACGCTGCCACCCGAAGAACGGGCCCGCGTGCGCCAGGTCATGCATTACGAAAAGAATCGCGTCGGTGCGATTATGGAGTTCGAGGTCATTACCGTTCGCCCGGACGTGACGCTGGAAGTCGTACAGCGCTATCTGCGTCGTCTGGGCAAGATGCCGGAAAACACCGATAAACTGTTTGTCACCCGCCGCGACAAAACGCTGGTCGGGGAGCTTACCCTGACCTGTATTTTGCTCAACGACGTGCAGCGCAAAGTCAGCGAGGTGATGGATGACGATCCGCTGACCTTCGCCCCGGAAGACAAAGCGGAAAACGCGGCGCGTACCTTCGAACGTGACAACCTGGTCAGCGCCGCGGTGGTTGATCCTTCCGGCAAACTGATGGGGCGCCTGACGATCGACGAGATAGTCGACGTGGTGTATGAAGAAACGGACACCGATCTACGTCGGATGGGCGGGTTGAGCGCGGAAGAGGACGTTTTTGCGCCCGTGCCTAAAGCGGTGAAAACGCGCTGGGCGTGGCTGGCTATCAACCTGTGTACCGCGTTCATCGCCTCTCGCGTGATTGATGGCTTTGAGCACACCATTTCGCAGCTGGTGGCGCTGGCGTCGCTGATGCCCATTGTCGCCGGGATCGGCGGGAATACCGGTAATCAGACCATCACCATGATTGTCCGGGCGCTGGCGTTACAAAACATTCAGCCGGGTAACCTGACGTTTCTTATTCTGCGCGAGATGGGCGTGGCGTTGGTGAATGGCCTTGTCTGGGGCGGGATCATGGGTGGGATCACCTGGTGGCTGTACGACGACATGGCGCTCGGCGGGGTGATGACCCTGGCAATGATGCTGAATCTGTTAATGGCGGCGCTAATGGGGGTGATCATCCCGATGACGATGGTGAAGCTCGGGCGCGACCCGGCGGTCGGTTCGAGCGTAATGATCACCGCGATTACTGATACCGGCGGGTTCTTTATTTTTCTTGGGCTGGCGACGCTGTTTCTGATGTAGCGCGTCGTTTGCGCGTTACGATGCGGGGCAGTAATCCCATAGCCACCACTCCGGCAACCACGCCAATCGCCAGGTTGCCAGTGGAGACCGTTGCGCCAACGGTAATGACCATCACCAGCGTTTCCACCACGGGCAGTGTCGTCAGGGTAGTGGGCTGGATGCTGTGCCAACTGAACGTTTTCACCGCCACAATCACCATGATCCCGGCCAGAACCGACATCGGGATTTTCGCCATCACGTCGCTCAGCGCGGTCACCAGCAGCAGTAAAACCAGCCCGGCGGCGATTGTCGACACGCGGCTGCGGCCTTTCCCCATCTCCACGTTAACGATGGTCTGCCCGATCATCGCGCAGCCGGCAATGCCGCCGTAAAAACCCGCCAGAATGTTGGCCAATCCCAGACCCGTGCTTTCACGATTTTTATTTGACGGCGTGACCGTCAGGTCATCAACCAGTTTCGCCGTCAACAGCGACTCCATCAGGCCCACGAAGGCGATACTCAGTGCGCAGGGCCAGATAATCGCCAGCGTGTGCAGATTCAGCGGTACCAACAGTTGCGTCAGTGCCGGTAGGCCACCACGCATTGAACCTTCATCGCCGACGGTTGGCAGCAATTGCCCGGTGGTTGCGGTAAACAGCGTCAGCAAGACAATGGCAATCAGCGGCGCAGGAATGCTTTTAATCACCCGCGGCACCCACAGCACAATCAGCAGCGTTAAGGTAAATAGCCCCCAGATGAGTGGGCTTGTGCTCCAGAAATGGGGAACCTGGGCGAAGAAAATCAGAATACCGAGGGCGTTCACAAAACCGGTCATGACGGCGGTGGGAATAAAACGCATCAGCCGCGCCATCCCGGTGACGCCAAACAGAATCTGAATGAGTCCGGCCAGCACCACCGCCGGCAGGATGTACTGTACGCCATGCTGATGCACCATCGGACCAATCACCAGCGCAACGGAACCGGCGGCCGCTGTGACCATCGCGGGGCGACCGCCCATGAAAGACATGGCAAGACAGAGGACCACCGAGGCGATCAGACTGACTTTCGGGTCAACGCCAGCAATCACCGAAAAGGAAATCACTTCAGGGATCAGCGCCAGCGCGGTAATGACTCCCGCCAGCGTTTCGCGTATCAGCAGACGTGGGGCGCGAAGGACGCCACTGACGGTGTGTTCCTCAGCCAGAGCAGGAGACGAAGGGGTTACAGACATATTTACTCTCAGGTCGGAAGGGGCCTGATAACAGTAGACCAGCAGGCGTCCGTGCGGTGAATAATAAAGCGCCGCATAGTACCTTTCTGGAGCGTCTGTTTCCAGAAAATATTGCGAATAACCCCATAAAGATTCAACGTATTTTTAACTTTTATAAAATTTAAATATAATTTATAAACAATATTTAAATATTTTTACTGAAATGTTAACGTTGATGCCGCTCGATTTTCACCTGCAAAAAGCAAAAAAACGATACTAAAAGTAAGGCATTAACCATATGAAAAAAGTGACTGCCATGCTCTTCTCGATGGCCGTAGGGCTGAATGCTGTCTCGATGGCGGCAAAAGCGAAAGCGACGGAAGAGCAGGAGACGGACGTACTGTTGATCGGCGGCGGCATCATGAGCGCTACATTGGGAACGTACTTACAGGAACTGGAACCCGGCTGGTCGATGACCATGGTGGAGCGCCTGGACGGTGTCGCGCAAGAGAGTTCAAACGGCTGGAACAACGCCGGTACAGGGCACTCCGCGCTGATGGAGTTGAACTACACGCCAAAGAAAGCCGACGGGAGTATCAGCACCGAAAAGGCAGTTGAAATTAACGAAGCCTTCCAGATTTCCCGTCAGTTCTGGGCGCATCAGGTCAACAGCGGCGTATTGCACGACCCTCGCGCCTTCATCACCACCGTTCCGCACATGAGCTTCGTCTGGGGGGATGAGAACGTTAACTTCCTGCGCGCCCGTTATGCGGCGCTGCAACAGAGCACGCTGTTCCGCGGCATGCGCTACTCTGAAGACCACGCGCAAATCAAAGAGTGGGCGCCGCTGGTGATGGAAGGGCGCGATCCGAAACAGAAGGTCGCCGCCACGCGAACTGAAATGGGAACGGATGTGAACTACGGCGAAATCACGCGCCAGTTGATTGCCTCGTTACAGAAAAAGCCCAACTTTACGCTGGAGTTAAGCACTGAAGTCCGCGGTTTTAAACGTAACGACGATAACAGCTGGACGGTGACCGTCGCCGATCTGAAAAACGGCGAAGCGGAACATAACATCAAAGCCAAATTCGTCTTTATCGGCGCAGGTGGCGCAGCGCTGAAACTGCTGCAGGAGACCGGTATTCCTGAAGCCAAAGAGTATGCTGGCTTCCCGGTCGGCGGTCAGTTCCTGGTCGCGGAAAACCCGGACGTTGTGAATCGTCATCTGGCGAAAGTGTACGGTCAGGCTTCCGTGGGCGCGCCGCCGATGTCGGTTCCGCATATCGATACCCGTATTCTGGACGGTAAACGCGTGGTGCTGTTTGGGCCGTTCGCTACCTTCTCCACTAAATTCCTGAAAAACGGTTCACTGTGGGATCTGCTGAGTTCAACCACGCCTTCGAACTTCATGCCGATGGTCAATGTGGGACTGGATAACTTCGATCTGGTGAAATACCTGATTAGCCAGGTGATGCTGAGTGATGACGACCGCTTTGACGCGCTGAAAGCGTACTATCCGCAGGCGAAGAAAGCGGACTGGCGTTTGTGGCAGGCGGGTCAGCGCGTACAGATCATCAAGCGTGATGAAGACAAAGGGGGCGTACTGCGTCTGGGAACGGAAGTGGTGAGCGACAAAGAAGGAACCGTTGCCGCGCTGCTGGGCGCGTCACCGGGCGCATCCACTGCGGCACCGATCATGCTCCACCTGATGGAAACGGTCTTCAAAGATAAAGTGAGCACGCCGCAATGGCAGGCGAAGCTGAAAACGATTATTCCGTCTTACGGTACAAAACTGAACGGCAACGTTGAGGCGACGCAGCAGGAACTGCAATATACCAGTGAGGTGCTGGGTCTGAAATATGACAAGCAGCAGGTGGCAGACTCGCTGCCCACACCGCAACTGAAACCTCAGGCTCAGCCGGAGCGTAAAGCCGTCGCGGATATCGCACTGTAACCCGATTGCCGGATGGCGCTGCGCTTTTCCGGCCTACATCACGTTCTTGTAGGCCGGATAAGGCGGTACGTCGCTATCCGGCATCATTAGCTATTTATCGCGTTACCGCGTTCTGCACGTTATCTTCCGCTTTCCAGATGCGGAATTTCACATCGATATTTGCCGGGGTATACACCACGATCGGCAACTTGCTGTTGTAACGCAACATCCCGTTATCACCCAGATACGCGGTGACAAGCTTCTGCTCTTTTTTGCCGTCCGGGCAGGCCATCATGGTCGATACCGGAGAGGTGACTTTGTCAAAGACGTAGTAGTCATAACCCCAACCTTCCAGCGTTTTGCTTTCCAGTGCGCCGCCCAGACGATGCTGGTTGCAGTCGACCTCCAGCGTCTGACCGATCATCAGTTCCACTTTCAGAGTAGATTCATCTTCCTGATGGGGTAACTGGATAACCTGGCGCTTCATCCCTTTTTCCGCCTGCGGATAAGGGGCGATTTTTTCCAGCGGTTGCGGGGTAGTCTCAGCGGATGCCGCCCATGCAGAGGTGCTGGCGAAGGCAGCGAACAAAACGGCAGGGACCATTGTCTTCATTTTAGAGTTCACAGGTTTTCCTTTTTTATCTTATGAACGATTTCACGGCAGGTTAGCATATTCACCAGAGTTATTGATCTGTCTTTACGTATTTTTTAAGTGCATTAACTGAGTTGATGTCTTAGGTATGGTTATTTATTCTGTTAATGACCATTTGGCCCGGGCAATTATCCTGACAGTTATTTCGATATATAAATAATTACATAACCCTTTGATATGTGCGGAGAAGCACATTCTGACAAGCTTCATTAACACTCTTTTGATCCAACCACTGGTTTTACCCCAATTGGGGTATGCACCTGGAACACATCCTTTACTATCTTACCGATCATAATAATGACTTAGTAGTAACGCGGTTTTTATTGTCGTTCACCCAGCCGGGGGAGCGTCGTTTATGGAAGGGCGATGCCATGGTTGATTTATCCCGTCGAGGCATACTGACTGGCAGTTGGCGTAATGCTAACCGTGGGATCCGTCCGCCGTGGAGCATGGAAGCCTCTCAGTTTCTGTCCCAGTGTACCCGTTGCGACGCCTGTATTCAGGCTTGTGAACACGATGTTTTGCAGCGTGGGCCGGGTGGCTATCCAAACGTTAATTTCCAACAAAGCGAATGCACCTTCTGCTACGCCTGCGCGCAGGCTTGCCCCGAATCTCTCTTTTCTCCGCGCCACACCAGGGCATGGGATCTGATTTTTACCATTGGGCAAGCGTGTCTGGCGTATCAGTCCGTAGAGTGCCGCCGCTGTCAGGATAGTTGTGAGCCGCAGGCGATTATGTTTCGCCCAACGCTGTCCGGCATTTATCAACCACAACTCAATAACCAGAACTGTAACGGATGCGGCGCGTGTGTCGCCAGTTGCCCGGTGTCAGCCATTACCGCGGAGTATAACCATGCACATTAACTGGCAGGTCTGCAGCCTGATTGTTCAGGCCAAAGGCGAACATGTACAGGATATCAGCACGCAGTTAAACGCATTGCCGGGCTGCGAAGTGGCGGTAAGCGACCCGCAAAGCGGTCAGATGATTGCCGTGGTTGAAGCAGAACACAGCGAAACGCTGATGCAAACAATTGAGTCGGTACGCAACGTTGCGGGCGTACTGGCGGTGTCGCTGGTTTATCACCAGCAGGAAGAACAAGGTGAGGAAACACCATGAAACTCAGTCGTCGTAGCTTTATGAAAGCTAACGCCGTTGCGGCCGCTGCGGCGGCTGCCGGGCTAAGCGTGCCGGGCGTTGCCCGTGCAGTTGTCGGTCAACAGGAAGCCATCAAGTGGGATAAAGCCCCGTGCCGTTTTTGTGGCACAGGCTGTGGCGTACTGGTCGGGACGCAACAGGGGCGTATTGTCGCCTGTCAGGGCGACCCGGAAGCCCCGGTTAACCGTGGTCTGAACTGCATCAAGGGCTATTTCCTGCCCAAAATTATGTACGGAGAGGACCGTTTAACGCAGCCGCTGCTGCGTATGAAAGACGGTAAGTACAGCAAAGACGGTGAATTTACGCCGATCGGTTGGGAGCAGGCTTTCGACGTGATGGAAGAGAAATTCAAAACCTCACTGAAAGAGAAAGGCCCGGAGTCTGTCGGCATGTTTGGTTCCGGCCAGTGGACCATCTGGGAAGGTTATGCCGCCTCCAAACTGTTTAAAGCCGGTTTCCGCTCGAACAACCTCGACCCAAACGCACGTCACTGCATGGCATCAGCGGTAGTCGGCTTCATGCGAACCTTTGGTATGGACGAACCGATGGGCTGCTACGACGATATCGAGCATACCGATGCGTTTGTTCTGTGGGGTGCCAATATGGCGGAAATGCACCCGATCCTCTGGTCGCGCATCACCAACCGTCGTCTCTCCGATCCGAATGTTAACGTTTCCGTGCTGTCCACTTTCCAGCACCGTAGCTTTGAGCTGGCGGACAACGGGATGGTCTTTACGCCGCAGTCTGACCTGGTGATCCTCAACTACATCGCCAACTACATCATTCAGAATAACGCGATTAACCAGGACTTCTTCAGCAAGCACGTTAACGTCCGCAAAGGGGCAACGGATATCGGCTATGGCCTGCGTCCGACCCATCCGCTGGAAAAAGCAGCGAAAAACCCAGGTTCTGACGCCTCCGAGCCGATGAGCTTTGAAGATTACAAAGCGTTTGTTGCCGAGTACACGCTGGAAAAAACCGCTGAAATGACCAGCGTGCCAAAAGATCAACTGGAACAACTGGCGAAGCTGTATGCCGACCCGAACAAGAAGGTCATCTCCTACTGGACAATGGGCTTCAACCAGCATACGCGCGGCGTGTGGGCCAACAACCTGATCTACAACATCCACCTGCTGACCGGCAAAATTGCGCAACCGGGCTGTGGGCCGTTCTCTTTGACCGGACAGCCTTCTGCCTGTGGTACTGCGCGTGAAGTGGGCACCTTTGCTCACCGTCTGCCAGCGGACATGGTGGTCACCAACGAAAAACACCGTGAGATCTGCGAAAAACACTGGAATATCCCGGCTGGGACTATTCCGGCGAAAATCGGTCTTCACGCGGTTGCCCAGGACCGGGCACTGAAAGACGGCAAGCTGAACGTCTACTGGACGATGTGTACCAACAATATGCAGGCGGGTCCGAACATCAATGAAGATCGTCTGCCGGGCTGGCGCGATCCGCGCAACTTTATCATTGTCTCCGATCCGTACCCGACCGTCAGCGCGCTGGCAGCGGATCTGATCCTGCCAACCGCGATGTGGGTGGAGAAGGAAGGGGCTTACGGTAACGCCGAGCGCCGTACCCAGTTCTGGCGCCAGCAGATTAAAGCACCGGGTGAATCAAAATCTGACCTGTGGCAACTGGTTCAGTTCTCACGTCGTTTCAAAACGGAAGAGGTCTGGCCTGAAGAGCTGCTGGCACAGAAACCGGAACTGCGCGGTAAAACGCTGTATGACGTACTGTTTGCCACGCCTGCGGTGAGCAAGTTCCCGCTGACGGAGTTGAAAGAGGATCAGTTGAACGATGAATCCCGCGATCTGGGCTTCTACCTGCAAAAAGGATTGTTTGAAGAGTACGCCTGGTTTGGTCGCGGACACGGTCACGATCTCGCACCGTTCGATGACTACCACAAGGCGCGCGGTCTGCGCTGGCCAGTCGTTGACGGGAAAGAGACGCAGTGGCGCTACAGCGAAGGTAACGATCCGTACGTCAAAGCGGGCGAAGGCTACAAGTTCTACGGTAAGCCAGACGGTAAAGCGGTGATTTTCGCGCTGCCGTTTGAACCTGCCGCTGAAGTCCCGGATGCAGAGTACGACCTGTGGCTTTCCACGGGACGTGTGCTGGAGCACTGGCACACCGGCAGTATGACGCGCCGCGTGCCTGAACTGCACCGGGCCTTCCCGGAAGGGGTTCTGTTTATTCATCCGCTGGATGCGAAAAAACGGGACCTGCGCCGTGGCGATAAAGTCAAAGTGGTTTCACGTCGTGGCGAGGTGGTTTCCATTGTTGAAACCCGTGGACGTAACCGTCCGCCGCAGGGGCTGGTATACATGGCGTTCTTCGATGCCGCACAGTTGGTGAATAACCTGACGCTGGATGCGACAGATCCGCTCTCTAAAGAGACGGATTTCAAGAAGTGCGCTGTGAAACTGGCGAAGGTGTAACACGCCATGTCCCGGTCAGCGAAACCCCAAAACGGCCGCCGCCGCTTTCTGCGCGATGTTGTACGCACAGTGGGTGGACTGGCTGCCGTTGGCGTGGCGCTGGGGTTACAGCAGCAAACCGCACGAGCTACGGGCGTGCGGTTGCGCCCGCCTGGTGCCGTGAACGAGAACGCCTTTGCCAGCGCCTGTGTGCGCTGCGGGCAGTGCGTTCAGGCATGTCCGTATGACACCTTAAAACTGGCGACGCTCGCGTCGGGCTTGTCGGCCGGTACGCCGTATTTTGTTGCCCGCGATATCCCGTGCGAAATGTGCGAAGACATTCCGTGCGCCAAAGTGTGCCCCAGCGGGGCGCTGGACCGGGAGATTGCCTCCATTGATGATTCGCGGATGGGGCTGGCGGTTCTGTTGGATCAGGAAAACTGCCTGAACTTCCAGGGCTTACGCTGTGACGTCTGCTACCGCGAGTGCCCAAAAATCGATGAGGCCATCACGCTGGAACTGGATCGCAACATGCGAACCGGCAAACATGCGCGATTTATCCCCACCGTTCACAGCGATGCCTGCACGGGTTGCGGTAAATGTGAAAAAGTCTGCGTGCTTGAACAGCCGGCGATAAAAGTGTTGCCGCTGACGCTGGCGAAAGGGGAGTTGGGTCACCATTACCGCTTCGGCTGGCTGGAGGGGAACGATGGCAAATCGTAAGCGTGACGCCGGGCGCGAAGCGCAGGCGAAAAAAGGCATGTGGCGGAGTCACCGCTGGCTGATCTTCCGCCGTCTCAGTCAGTTTATCGTGCTGGGAATGTTTCTGAGCGGTCCGTGGTTTGGCGTATGGATCCTGCACGGGAACTACACCAGTAGCTTGCTACTGGATACGATCCCGCTGACGGATCCGTTGATTACCCTGCAAAGCCTGGCGAGCGGTCATCTGCCCGCCGCGGTGGGACTCACGGGCGCGGCGATTATTACGGCGCTGTATGCCCTGGCAGGAAAGCGATTGTTTTGCAGTTGGGTCTGCCCGCTGAACCCGATTACCGATTTTGCGGCCTGGCTACGTAGAAGGTTTGACCTGAATCAGTCCGCAACCATTCCACGTCATATACGGTACGTACTTCTGGTTATTGTGCTGGTGGGTTCAGCGCTGACCGGGACGCTACTGTGGGAATGGATTAACCCTGTTTCACTGCTGGGGCGTAGCCTGGTGATGGGATTCGGTAGCGGCGCACTGCTGATTATCGCTCTGTTTTTATTTGATTTGCTGGTCGTTGAACACGGCTGGTGCGGGCATCTTTGTCCTTTAGGCGCACTGTATGGCGTGCTGGGTAGCCAGGGCGTGTTAACCGTTGCGGCAAAAGACCGACAGAAATGTAACCGCTGTATGGACTGTTTTCATGTTTGCCCGGAACCGCATGTGTTACGTGCCCCGGTGCTGGATGAGCAAAGCCCGGTGCAGGTCACCAGTCGCGATTGCATGGCCTGCGGTCGCTGCGTGGATGTCTGTTCTGAGGACGTATTTACAATAACTACACGATGGAGTTCGGGAGCGAAATCATGAAAAGCCATGACCTGAAGAAAGCGCTGTGTCAATGGACAGCCCTGCTGGCCCTGGTGGTGAGCGGTGCGGTTTGGGC
It encodes:
- the mgtE gene encoding magnesium transporter, with product MFAKHKNSARLRDEERARLIWLLTTDKAIVSTLLGKLTLAEQYDVGTLSDDIAEVGALVDHLPPPDLADTLEALPSEERHALWRLIASEKRGYVLLEASENVWDDLIDEMTDRELLEALQYLDIDEQIYLVQHLPRNLTGRLLATLPPEERARVRQVMHYEKNRVGAIMEFEVITVRPDVTLEVVQRYLRRLGKMPENTDKLFVTRRDKTLVGELTLTCILLNDVQRKVSEVMDDDPLTFAPEDKAENAARTFERDNLVSAAVVDPSGKLMGRLTIDEIVDVVYEETDTDLRRMGGLSAEEDVFAPVPKAVKTRWAWLAINLCTAFIASRVIDGFEHTISQLVALASLMPIVAGIGGNTGNQTITMIVRALALQNIQPGNLTFLILREMGVALVNGLVWGGIMGGITWWLYDDMALGGVMTLAMMLNLLMAALMGVIIPMTMVKLGRDPAVGSSVMITAITDTGGFFIFLGLATLFLM
- the eco gene encoding serine protease inhibitor ecotin yields the protein MKTMVPAVLFAAFASTSAWAASAETTPQPLEKIAPYPQAEKGMKRQVIQLPHQEDESTLKVELMIGQTLEVDCNQHRLGGALESKTLEGWGYDYYVFDKVTSPVSTMMACPDGKKEQKLVTAYLGDNGMLRYNSKLPIVVYTPANIDVKFRIWKAEDNVQNAVTR
- the napH gene encoding quinol dehydrogenase ferredoxin subunit NapH produces the protein MANRKRDAGREAQAKKGMWRSHRWLIFRRLSQFIVLGMFLSGPWFGVWILHGNYTSSLLLDTIPLTDPLITLQSLASGHLPAAVGLTGAAIITALYALAGKRLFCSWVCPLNPITDFAAWLRRRFDLNQSATIPRHIRYVLLVIVLVGSALTGTLLWEWINPVSLLGRSLVMGFGSGALLIIALFLFDLLVVEHGWCGHLCPLGALYGVLGSQGVLTVAAKDRQKCNRCMDCFHVCPEPHVLRAPVLDEQSPVQVTSRDCMACGRCVDVCSEDVFTITTRWSSGAKS
- the mqo gene encoding malate dehydrogenase (quinone) — its product is MKKVTAMLFSMAVGLNAVSMAAKAKATEEQETDVLLIGGGIMSATLGTYLQELEPGWSMTMVERLDGVAQESSNGWNNAGTGHSALMELNYTPKKADGSISTEKAVEINEAFQISRQFWAHQVNSGVLHDPRAFITTVPHMSFVWGDENVNFLRARYAALQQSTLFRGMRYSEDHAQIKEWAPLVMEGRDPKQKVAATRTEMGTDVNYGEITRQLIASLQKKPNFTLELSTEVRGFKRNDDNSWTVTVADLKNGEAEHNIKAKFVFIGAGGAALKLLQETGIPEAKEYAGFPVGGQFLVAENPDVVNRHLAKVYGQASVGAPPMSVPHIDTRILDGKRVVLFGPFATFSTKFLKNGSLWDLLSSTTPSNFMPMVNVGLDNFDLVKYLISQVMLSDDDRFDALKAYYPQAKKADWRLWQAGQRVQIIKRDEDKGGVLRLGTEVVSDKEGTVAALLGASPGASTAAPIMLHLMETVFKDKVSTPQWQAKLKTIIPSYGTKLNGNVEATQQELQYTSEVLGLKYDKQQVADSLPTPQLKPQAQPERKAVADIAL
- the napF gene encoding ferredoxin-type protein NapF; translation: MVDLSRRGILTGSWRNANRGIRPPWSMEASQFLSQCTRCDACIQACEHDVLQRGPGGYPNVNFQQSECTFCYACAQACPESLFSPRHTRAWDLIFTIGQACLAYQSVECRRCQDSCEPQAIMFRPTLSGIYQPQLNNQNCNGCGACVASCPVSAITAEYNHAH
- the napD gene encoding chaperone NapD, which translates into the protein MHINWQVCSLIVQAKGEHVQDISTQLNALPGCEVAVSDPQSGQMIAVVEAEHSETLMQTIESVRNVAGVLAVSLVYHQQEEQGEETP
- a CDS encoding SulP family inorganic anion transporter — its product is MSVTPSSPALAEEHTVSGVLRAPRLLIRETLAGVITALALIPEVISFSVIAGVDPKVSLIASVVLCLAMSFMGGRPAMVTAAAGSVALVIGPMVHQHGVQYILPAVVLAGLIQILFGVTGMARLMRFIPTAVMTGFVNALGILIFFAQVPHFWSTSPLIWGLFTLTLLIVLWVPRVIKSIPAPLIAIVLLTLFTATTGQLLPTVGDEGSMRGGLPALTQLLVPLNLHTLAIIWPCALSIAFVGLMESLLTAKLVDDLTVTPSNKNRESTGLGLANILAGFYGGIAGCAMIGQTIVNVEMGKGRSRVSTIAAGLVLLLLVTALSDVMAKIPMSVLAGIMVIVAVKTFSWHSIQPTTLTTLPVVETLVMVITVGATVSTGNLAIGVVAGVVAMGLLPRIVTRKRRATSETASPAQEK
- the napG gene encoding ferredoxin-type protein NapG, producing MSRSAKPQNGRRRFLRDVVRTVGGLAAVGVALGLQQQTARATGVRLRPPGAVNENAFASACVRCGQCVQACPYDTLKLATLASGLSAGTPYFVARDIPCEMCEDIPCAKVCPSGALDREIASIDDSRMGLAVLLDQENCLNFQGLRCDVCYRECPKIDEAITLELDRNMRTGKHARFIPTVHSDACTGCGKCEKVCVLEQPAIKVLPLTLAKGELGHHYRFGWLEGNDGKS
- the napA gene encoding nitrate reductase catalytic subunit NapA; this encodes MKLSRRSFMKANAVAAAAAAAGLSVPGVARAVVGQQEAIKWDKAPCRFCGTGCGVLVGTQQGRIVACQGDPEAPVNRGLNCIKGYFLPKIMYGEDRLTQPLLRMKDGKYSKDGEFTPIGWEQAFDVMEEKFKTSLKEKGPESVGMFGSGQWTIWEGYAASKLFKAGFRSNNLDPNARHCMASAVVGFMRTFGMDEPMGCYDDIEHTDAFVLWGANMAEMHPILWSRITNRRLSDPNVNVSVLSTFQHRSFELADNGMVFTPQSDLVILNYIANYIIQNNAINQDFFSKHVNVRKGATDIGYGLRPTHPLEKAAKNPGSDASEPMSFEDYKAFVAEYTLEKTAEMTSVPKDQLEQLAKLYADPNKKVISYWTMGFNQHTRGVWANNLIYNIHLLTGKIAQPGCGPFSLTGQPSACGTAREVGTFAHRLPADMVVTNEKHREICEKHWNIPAGTIPAKIGLHAVAQDRALKDGKLNVYWTMCTNNMQAGPNINEDRLPGWRDPRNFIIVSDPYPTVSALAADLILPTAMWVEKEGAYGNAERRTQFWRQQIKAPGESKSDLWQLVQFSRRFKTEEVWPEELLAQKPELRGKTLYDVLFATPAVSKFPLTELKEDQLNDESRDLGFYLQKGLFEEYAWFGRGHGHDLAPFDDYHKARGLRWPVVDGKETQWRYSEGNDPYVKAGEGYKFYGKPDGKAVIFALPFEPAAEVPDAEYDLWLSTGRVLEHWHTGSMTRRVPELHRAFPEGVLFIHPLDAKKRDLRRGDKVKVVSRRGEVVSIVETRGRNRPPQGLVYMAFFDAAQLVNNLTLDATDPLSKETDFKKCAVKLAKV